In Xenorhabdus nematophila ATCC 19061, one DNA window encodes the following:
- the sfsA gene encoding DNA/RNA nuclease SfsA: protein MEFSPALKPATLIRRYKRFLADVLTPEGETLTIHCANTGAMTGCATPGDTVWYSTSDNPKRKYPNSWELTQTQTGHWICVNTLRANDLAYQAIENNVISALSGYEQISREVSYGKEKSRIDLLLQSKQRANCYIEVKSVTLLQGDYGYFPDAVTIRGQKHLRELSLIAQQGQRAVLLFAVLHSGISQVAAAKHIDQNYAFLLEQACNSGVEVICYKASMTENRMVLSDKLSFVSMG from the coding sequence ATGGAATTTTCACCCGCTCTGAAGCCTGCCACTTTAATTCGCCGTTATAAACGCTTTCTTGCGGATGTCCTCACGCCAGAAGGAGAAACGCTCACTATACATTGTGCCAACACTGGCGCAATGACAGGTTGTGCTACTCCGGGAGATACCGTGTGGTATTCCACCTCGGACAATCCCAAACGCAAATATCCCAATAGCTGGGAGCTGACTCAGACTCAAACGGGTCATTGGATCTGTGTCAATACACTCCGAGCCAATGATCTGGCTTATCAGGCCATTGAAAATAATGTTATTTCGGCATTATCCGGTTATGAGCAAATTAGCCGTGAAGTGAGCTATGGAAAAGAGAAAAGCCGCATAGATTTATTGTTACAATCAAAACAAAGAGCTAATTGCTATATTGAAGTAAAATCAGTGACATTATTACAGGGAGATTATGGTTATTTTCCCGATGCCGTGACAATTCGTGGGCAAAAACATTTACGTGAACTATCATTGATAGCACAACAAGGTCAGCGTGCTGTTTTGTTATTTGCTGTTTTACACTCTGGCATCAGCCAGGTTGCAGCAGCAAAGCATATTGACCAGAATTATGCTTTTCTTTTGGAACAAGCCTGTAATTCAGGAGTCGAAGTAATTTGTTACAAGGCCAGCATGACAGAAAACAGAATGGTCCTAAGTGACAAATTGTCTTTTGTATCAATGGGATAA
- the dksA gene encoding RNA polymerase-binding protein DksA, whose translation MQEGQKRKTSSLSILAIAGVGPYQEKPGEEYMNDAQLEHFKLILEAWRNQLRDEVDRTVSHMQDEAANFPDPVDRAAQEEEFSLELRNRDRERKLIKKIEKTLKKVEEDDFGYCESCGVEIGIRRLEARPTADLCIDCKTLAEIREKQMAG comes from the coding sequence ATGCAAGAAGGGCAAAAACGTAAAACCTCGTCCTTGAGCATTCTCGCCATCGCTGGGGTAGGACCTTACCAGGAAAAGCCAGGCGAAGAATACATGAACGATGCCCAGTTAGAGCATTTCAAGCTGATTCTGGAAGCATGGCGCAATCAACTCAGGGATGAAGTAGACCGTACTGTATCTCATATGCAAGATGAGGCAGCAAACTTCCCTGATCCAGTTGACCGTGCGGCACAAGAAGAAGAGTTCAGTCTTGAATTACGCAATCGGGATCGTGAGCGTAAATTGATCAAGAAGATCGAGAAAACGCTGAAAAAAGTTGAAGAGGACGACTTCGGCTATTGTGAATCCTGTGGGGTTGAAATCGGCATCCGTCGTTTAGAAGCTCGCCCAACAGCCGATTTATGTATTGACTGTAAGACGTTGGCTGAAATTCGCGAAAAGCAAATGGCTGGCTAA
- the gluQRS gene encoding tRNA glutamyl-Q(34) synthetase GluQRS: protein MSPISIINMTQSEHSSLYIGRFAPSPSGDLHFGSLVTALGSYLQARACRGKWLMRIDDIDPPREIAGAAGRILKSLEHYGLYWDGEVLYQSQRHEAYRTILEQLKQQEKSYSCTCTRQRIQQLGGFYDGYCQYLYPPANHAAIRLKQHYPVYGFHDKLQGYITVHKAMAEEDFIIHRKDGFFAYNLVVVIDDNYQGVTEIVRGADLIEPTVRQLSLYQHLNFKMPDYVHLPLVLNTEGNKLSKQNHAQPIHLGDPRPLLINALSFLNQPAIAGWQDLTTEQLLGHAIAGWNINTVPPEKHNPSPI from the coding sequence ATGTCCCCTATATCAATTATTAATATGACTCAATCAGAACATTCTTCGTTATATATCGGGCGGTTCGCCCCATCACCTTCCGGCGATCTTCATTTTGGTTCCCTGGTCACTGCTCTGGGCAGTTATCTGCAAGCCCGCGCCTGCCGCGGAAAATGGCTGATGCGTATTGATGATATCGACCCTCCGAGGGAAATTGCCGGAGCTGCCGGCCGGATACTGAAATCCCTTGAGCATTATGGCCTTTACTGGGATGGAGAGGTTCTTTATCAATCCCAACGTCATGAAGCCTACCGTACTATCCTTGAACAATTAAAACAGCAGGAAAAAAGCTATAGCTGTACCTGTACCCGCCAGCGTATTCAACAACTGGGCGGTTTTTATGATGGTTACTGCCAATATTTGTACCCCCCCGCAAACCATGCCGCAATCCGTCTGAAGCAGCACTATCCGGTTTACGGTTTTCACGATAAATTACAGGGTTACATCACCGTCCACAAAGCAATGGCGGAAGAAGATTTCATCATTCATCGCAAAGACGGTTTCTTCGCCTATAATCTTGTCGTTGTTATTGATGATAACTATCAGGGTGTTACTGAAATTGTCAGAGGGGCTGATTTAATTGAACCGACCGTTCGCCAGCTATCTCTGTATCAGCATTTGAATTTTAAGATGCCGGATTATGTGCATTTGCCTCTCGTACTCAATACAGAGGGAAATAAACTCTCTAAGCAAAATCACGCCCAACCTATTCATTTGGGTGATCCAAGACCCTTGCTTATTAATGCGTTATCATTCTTAAATCAACCCGCTATTGCAGGCTGGCAGGATCTCACCACAGAGCAATTGCTGGGGCACGCTATCGCTGGTTGGAATATAAATACCGTTCCGCCTGAAAAACATAACCCATCGCCAATTTAA
- the pcnB gene encoding polynucleotide adenylyltransferase PcnB, with protein MKKKSAKATPSDSPITVIPREQHPISRKDISDNALKVLYRLNKSGFQAYLVGGGVRDLLLHKQPKDFDIATNATPEQVRKLFRNCRLVGRRFRLAHIMFGPDVIEVATFRGPHDQVESNDRSQSHKAQSGMLLRDNIFGSVEEDAARRDFTINSLYYGIEDFALRDYVGGMADLNEGIIRLIGDPEIRYREDPVRMLRAVRFASKLDMTIEPATAEPIPRLAFLLNDIPSARLFEESLKLLQSGQGYSTYKLLCKYNLFQPLFPMIQRGLTQTGDSPMEKLLVQVLKNTDHRIRDDKRVNPAFLFAAMLWYPLIEHAEKLSQEGGLQYYDAFALAMNDILDEQCRSIAIPKRHTTTMRDIWLLQLRLPRRQGRRANKLMEHPKFRAAYDLLELRASIEPRHELKELVHWWTDFQQSTPSQQRGMISELGNESIRRRTRPRRGGGRSRQNNRNNGL; from the coding sequence ATGAAGAAAAAATCCGCTAAGGCAACGCCTTCGGACTCCCCGATCACGGTGATCCCACGAGAGCAGCACCCAATCTCACGCAAAGATATCAGTGATAATGCACTGAAAGTCCTGTATCGCTTGAATAAATCAGGTTTTCAGGCCTATCTGGTCGGTGGCGGAGTTCGTGACTTACTGCTGCATAAGCAACCCAAAGATTTTGATATAGCCACGAATGCTACCCCAGAGCAGGTTCGTAAACTATTTCGTAACTGTCGCCTTGTCGGTCGGCGATTTCGTCTTGCCCATATTATGTTCGGGCCTGATGTCATTGAAGTAGCCACCTTCCGCGGGCCGCATGACCAGGTTGAAAGCAACGACAGAAGTCAATCACATAAAGCACAAAGCGGCATGTTACTGCGTGATAATATCTTCGGTTCAGTCGAAGAAGATGCCGCCCGCCGTGATTTTACAATCAATAGCCTCTATTATGGCATTGAGGATTTCGCCTTACGGGATTATGTCGGCGGAATGGCTGATCTTAACGAAGGTATTATTCGCCTGATTGGTGATCCTGAAATCCGTTACCGTGAAGATCCCGTCCGTATGCTGCGGGCTGTCCGTTTTGCCAGCAAACTGGACATGACTATCGAACCCGCTACTGCCGAACCGATCCCACGTCTGGCATTTCTGCTAAACGATATCCCGTCAGCACGCTTGTTCGAGGAATCCCTGAAGCTATTGCAATCAGGACAGGGTTACAGTACCTATAAACTGCTATGCAAATATAATCTGTTCCAACCCCTGTTCCCTATGATTCAACGCGGTTTAACCCAAACCGGTGATTCACCAATGGAGAAATTGTTGGTTCAGGTACTGAAAAATACCGACCATCGTATTCGAGACGATAAACGCGTTAATCCCGCGTTCTTATTCGCAGCTATGTTGTGGTATCCATTGATTGAACATGCGGAAAAACTGTCACAGGAAGGCGGCTTACAGTATTACGATGCTTTTGCGCTGGCAATGAATGACATCCTTGATGAACAGTGTCGCTCTATCGCAATTCCAAAACGCCATACCACAACGATGCGTGATATTTGGTTACTCCAGCTTCGTCTTCCCCGTCGTCAAGGCAGACGGGCAAATAAACTGATGGAGCATCCGAAATTCCGTGCCGCGTATGATTTACTGGAGTTACGTGCCAGTATCGAACCACGCCATGAACTGAAAGAACTGGTGCATTGGTGGACGGATTTCCAACAGTCAACGCCTTCCCAACAACGCGGAATGATCTCAGAACTGGGCAATGAATCGATTCGTCGCAGAACGCGCCCTCGCCGTGGTGGTGGACGCTCTCGTCAGAATAATAGGAACAACGGCTTATAA
- the folK gene encoding 2-amino-4-hydroxy-6-hydroxymethyldihydropteridine diphosphokinase, whose translation MARVYIAIGSNLADPLQQVNDALAALKAIPDTTFVGRSSCYRTKPMGPQDQPDFLNLAVALDTQLPPETLLDYTQAIELAQGRVRKDERWGPRTLDLDIMLFGNDIIKTERLTIPHYGLKQREFMLYPLAEIAPDLVFPDGETLKERLKQVPENGLTFW comes from the coding sequence ATGGCGCGCGTTTATATCGCCATTGGCAGCAATCTGGCTGATCCATTGCAGCAAGTCAATGACGCACTTGCTGCCCTGAAAGCGATCCCCGATACTACTTTTGTTGGTCGATCATCCTGTTATCGAACCAAACCAATGGGGCCACAGGATCAGCCTGATTTCCTTAACCTCGCCGTTGCACTGGATACTCAATTGCCACCAGAAACATTGCTTGATTACACTCAGGCCATCGAACTGGCGCAAGGACGGGTTCGCAAAGATGAGCGCTGGGGACCAAGAACACTCGATCTGGATATCATGTTGTTTGGTAACGACATCATTAAGACCGAACGTCTGACGATTCCTCATTATGGTTTAAAGCAACGTGAATTTATGCTTTATCCCCTTGCGGAAATTGCCCCGGATCTCGTATTCCCCGATGGAGAAACACTAAAAGAACGATTGAAGCAAGTTCCAGAAAACGGCCTGACGTTTTGGTGA
- the panB gene encoding 3-methyl-2-oxobutanoate hydroxymethyltransferase, which yields MKSTTLADLHQLKKEKRKFATLTAYDASFARLFAEQGINVMLIGDSLGMTIQGFDSTLPVTVEDISYHTRSVRAGAPRAFLIADMPFMSYATPEQSFDNAAALMRAGANMVKIEGEGWLCDTVTKLAERAVPVCVHMGLMPQSVNVIGGYKVQGRDEASAQKLLNDAIALEKAGAQLLLLECVPAELARHVTEALEIPVIGIGAGCMTDAQILVMHDALGITAKAPKFAKDFLQETGNIKDAIRLYIEQVESGIYPGEEHSFK from the coding sequence ATGAAATCAACAACCCTGGCTGATTTGCATCAGTTAAAGAAAGAAAAACGCAAGTTTGCGACTCTCACCGCGTACGACGCGAGTTTCGCCCGACTTTTCGCCGAACAAGGTATCAATGTGATGCTGATTGGTGATTCCCTCGGTATGACCATACAAGGCTTTGACTCGACCTTACCCGTTACCGTTGAAGATATCTCTTACCACACCCGAAGCGTTCGTGCTGGTGCTCCTCGTGCTTTTCTCATCGCAGATATGCCTTTCATGAGCTATGCCACTCCAGAACAAAGTTTTGACAATGCTGCCGCATTGATGCGCGCAGGTGCCAATATGGTCAAAATTGAAGGTGAAGGCTGGCTGTGCGATACCGTCACAAAACTGGCTGAACGCGCTGTACCCGTCTGTGTCCATATGGGGCTTATGCCACAATCAGTGAATGTCATTGGCGGCTATAAAGTCCAGGGACGCGATGAAGCCTCTGCCCAAAAACTGCTTAACGATGCTATCGCATTGGAAAAAGCGGGCGCACAGTTACTCCTGCTGGAATGCGTTCCCGCAGAGCTGGCCCGACATGTTACTGAAGCGCTGGAAATACCGGTCATTGGTATTGGAGCTGGCTGTATGACTGATGCACAAATTCTGGTCATGCACGATGCCTTGGGCATCACCGCAAAAGCACCTAAGTTTGCCAAAGATTTCCTGCAAGAAACAGGCAATATCAAGGATGCCATCCGTCTGTATATTGAACAGGTAGAAAGCGGTATTTATCCCGGAGAAGAACACTCATTCAAATAA
- the panC gene encoding pantoate--beta-alanine ligase, with protein sequence MLIIETIPLLRREIRRWHQAGKRIAFVPTMGNLHDGHLALVDTAKAQADVVIVSIFVNPMQFDREDDLANYPRTLQEDCERLNHRNVELVFAPNAHEIYPNGLNGNQTFIEVPELSHILEGTSRPGHFRGVTTVVSKLFNLIQPDLVYFGEKDFQQLQIIRKMIADMAYDITLVSVPTVRDKNGLALSSRNNLLSTEEKKIAPLLSKVMQVIAERLQHGERETEKLIELASAHLRKEGFMPDELFIRDAENLLPLTTQSKRAVILMAAWLGQTRLIDNQQVDLTN encoded by the coding sequence ATGCTGATCATAGAAACTATCCCTCTTTTGCGCCGTGAAATCCGCCGTTGGCATCAGGCAGGTAAACGCATAGCCTTTGTTCCTACAATGGGCAATCTGCATGATGGCCACCTGGCATTAGTTGATACCGCTAAAGCACAGGCCGATGTCGTTATTGTCAGTATTTTTGTCAACCCGATGCAATTTGACCGGGAAGATGACCTGGCCAATTACCCACGAACCTTACAAGAAGATTGCGAAAGGCTGAACCATCGCAATGTTGAACTGGTTTTTGCGCCTAATGCCCATGAGATATACCCGAATGGCTTAAACGGCAATCAAACTTTTATCGAAGTGCCAGAGCTTTCTCATATACTCGAAGGCACCAGCCGTCCGGGGCATTTCCGGGGTGTCACTACCGTTGTCAGTAAATTGTTTAATCTGATCCAACCTGATCTTGTCTATTTTGGTGAAAAAGATTTTCAGCAATTACAGATTATTCGCAAAATGATTGCAGATATGGCTTACGATATTACGTTAGTTTCTGTGCCTACCGTCCGAGATAAGAACGGATTGGCATTAAGTTCACGTAATAATCTCTTATCCACAGAGGAGAAAAAAATTGCACCTTTACTCAGTAAAGTGATGCAGGTTATCGCGGAACGATTGCAACATGGAGAAAGGGAGACAGAAAAATTAATTGAACTGGCATCTGCACACCTACGGAAAGAAGGTTTTATGCCGGATGAGTTATTTATCCGCGATGCAGAAAATCTGTTACCCCTGACAACACAAAGTAAAAGAGCCGTGATCCTAATGGCTGCATGGTTAGGGCAAACGCGCCTGATTGATAATCAGCAGGTTGATTTAACCAACTGA
- a CDS encoding aldo/keto reductase translates to MNRDIAKKQGKTPAQVILRWNIQSNIITIPKSMTPSRIVENFNVFDCSLTEEERKRINTLDCHKRVGTNPDKYDCV, encoded by the coding sequence ATTAATAGGGATATTGCTAAAAAACAGGGAAAAACACCGGCACAAGTTATTTTACGTTGGAATATTCAGAGTAATATTATAACGATTCCTAAATCAATGACCCCATCACGTATTGTTGAAAATTTTAATGTATTTGATTGTTCCTTGACGGAAGAAGAACGAAAAAGAATTAATACCCTTGATTGTCATAAACGGGTAGGAACAAATCCGGATAAGTATGACTGTGTATAA
- a CDS encoding AEC family transporter, translating to MAHIITVIWPLFFLIFLGFLLKRNHIFSSEFWSGTEKLNYFILFPALLIYGLSVAPLEDSRLFSLYLGIFFIIGIASVVLVFFKVLLKWPINRFGVYIQGMLRFNTYLGLAITSNIFGSEGIINAALMIAIMVPLCNIVSVLSFISSKSNLSFKGLAIPIIKNPLILACVIGIFINITHIGLPFGLDQILKHLSSASLPLGLICIGASLQISTLRMEKKGILFNCIGRLLIMPLIAFLIAIVLGLKTLEIQLLVLFFAIPTAPTAYILTRQLNGDSQLMAGIITLQTILAIITLPIVLMVFMN from the coding sequence ATGGCACATATAATAACGGTTATTTGGCCATTGTTTTTTCTGATTTTTTTAGGTTTCCTCTTAAAAAGAAATCATATTTTTTCTTCTGAGTTTTGGTCAGGTACAGAAAAACTTAATTATTTTATATTATTTCCTGCATTACTTATATATGGATTATCTGTTGCTCCATTAGAAGACTCCAGGTTATTCAGTCTTTATTTGGGTATTTTCTTTATTATAGGTATTGCTAGTGTTGTACTTGTTTTTTTTAAAGTTTTATTAAAATGGCCAATCAATCGTTTCGGTGTTTATATACAAGGAATGTTAAGGTTTAATACTTATTTAGGCTTGGCGATTACATCAAATATATTTGGTAGTGAAGGTATTATCAATGCTGCATTGATGATTGCTATTATGGTACCTCTTTGCAATATTGTATCTGTACTGTCATTTATATCAAGTAAAAGTAACCTATCTTTTAAGGGGTTAGCCATTCCAATTATTAAAAACCCGTTAATTTTAGCTTGTGTAATAGGCATTTTTATCAATATAACCCATATCGGTTTACCTTTTGGGCTAGACCAAATTTTAAAACATTTATCAAGTGCCAGTCTACCGTTAGGGTTAATTTGTATTGGCGCATCTCTACAAATATCGACATTAAGGATGGAAAAGAAGGGAATATTATTTAATTGTATTGGCAGGTTATTAATTATGCCATTGATTGCTTTTCTTATTGCTATCGTTTTAGGATTAAAAACATTGGAGATTCAATTATTGGTTCTGTTTTTTGCTATACCTACAGCACCAACTGCTTATATTTTAACTCGGCAGTTAAATGGAGATAGTCAATTAATGGCTGGTATCATTACGCTTCAAACGATCCTGGCAATAATAACGTTACCTATTGTATTAATGGTGTTTATGAATTAA